One genomic window of Rhinolophus ferrumequinum isolate MPI-CBG mRhiFer1 chromosome 23, mRhiFer1_v1.p, whole genome shotgun sequence includes the following:
- the ADRM1 gene encoding proteasomal ubiquitin receptor ADRM1 isoform X1 → MTTSGALFPSLVPGSRGSSNKYLVEFRAGKMSLKGTTVTPDKRKGLVYIQQTDDSLIHFCWKDRTSGNVEDDLIIFPDDCEFKRVPQCPSGRVYVLKFKAGSKRLFFWMQEPKTDQDEEHCRKVNEYLNNPPMPGALGASGSGGHELSALGGEGGLQSLLGSMSHSQLMQLIGPAGLGGLGGLGALTGPGLASLLGSGGPPASSSSSSSRSQSAAVTPSSTTSSARATPAPSAPAAASATSPSPAPSSGNGTSTAASPTQPIQLSDLQSILATMNVPAGPGGGQQVDLASVLTPEIMAPILAHADVQERLLPYLPSGESLPQTAEEIQGTLTSPQFQQALGMFSAALASGQLGPLMCQFGLPAEAVEAANKGDVEAFAKAMQNSARSEQKEGDGKEKKDEEEDMSLD, encoded by the exons ATGACGACTTCAGGCGCTCTGTTTCCAAGCCTGGTGCCAGGCTCCCGCGGGTCCTCCAACAAGTATTTGGTGGAGTTTCGGGCaggaaaaatgtcattaaaaggAACTACCGTCACCCCAGATAAAAGGAAAGGGCTGGTGTATATTCAGCAGACGGATGATTCCCTCATTCACTTCTGCTGGAAAGACAGGACGTCGGGGAACGTGGAAGAT GATTTGATCATCTTCCCTGATGACTGTGAGTTCAAGCGTGTGCCGCAGTGCCCCAGCGGGAGGGTCTATGTGCTCAAGTTCAAGGCAGGCTCCAAACGGCTCTTCTTCTGGATGCAG GAGCCCAAGACCGACCAGGACGAGGAGCACTGCCGCAAAGTCAACGAGTACCTGAACAACCCCCCGATGCCCGGCGCGCTGGGCGCCAGCGGGAGTGGCGGCCACGAGCTGTCTGCCCTGGGCG GCGAGGGCGGCCTGCAGAGCCTGCTGGGGAGCATGAGTCACAGCCAGCTCATGCAGCTCATCGGACCGGCCGGCCTCGGTGGCCTGG GTGGGCTGGGGGCCCTGACTGGGCCGGGCCTGGCCAGCTTACTGGGGAGCGGAGGGCCTCCTGCGAGCAGCTCTTCGTCCAG CTCCCGGAGCCAGTCGGCAGCGGTCACCCCGTCCTCCACAACCTCTTCTGCCCGTGCCACCCCAGCCCCTTCTGCTCCAGCAGCTGCCTCGGCGACCAGCCCGAGCCCCGCGCCCAGTTCAGGTAATGGAACCAGCACGGCGGCCAGCCCAACCCAGCCCATCCAGCTGAGCGACCTCCAGAGCATTCTGGCCACCATGAACGTGCCGGCCGGGCCCGGAGGCGGCCAGCAAG TTGACCTGGCCAGTGTTCTCACGCCCGAGATCATGGCACCCATCCTTGCCCACGCGGACGTGCAGGAGCGCCTGCTGCCCTACCTGCCCTCTGGGGAGTCGCTGCCACAGACCGCGGAGGAGATCCAGGGCACGCTGACCTCCCCCCAGTTCCAGCAG GCCTTGGGCATGTTCAGCGCGGCCTTGGCCTCGGGGCAGCTGGGCCCCCTCATGTGCCAGTTTGGCCTGCCCGCGGAGGCCGTGGAGGCCGCCAACAAGGGCG ATGTGGAGGCGTTTGCCAAAGCAATGCAGAACAGTGCTAGGTCGGAGCAGAAGGAGGGCGacgggaaggagaagaaggacgAGGAGGAGGATATGAGCTTGGATTGA
- the ADRM1 gene encoding proteasomal ubiquitin receptor ADRM1 isoform X2 — MTTSGALFPSLVPGSRGSSNKYLVEFRAGKMSLKGTTVTPDKRKGLVYIQQTDDSLIHFCWKDRTSGNVEDDLIIFPDDCEFKRVPQCPSGRVYVLKFKAGSKRLFFWMQEPKTDQDEEHCRKVNEYLNNPPMPGALGASGSGGHELSALGGEGGLQSLLGSMSHSQLMQLIGPAGLGGLGGLGALTGPGLASLLGSGGPPASSSSSSSRSQSAAVTPSSTTSSARATPAPSAPAAASATSPSPAPSSVDLASVLTPEIMAPILAHADVQERLLPYLPSGESLPQTAEEIQGTLTSPQFQQALGMFSAALASGQLGPLMCQFGLPAEAVEAANKGDVEAFAKAMQNSARSEQKEGDGKEKKDEEEDMSLD, encoded by the exons ATGACGACTTCAGGCGCTCTGTTTCCAAGCCTGGTGCCAGGCTCCCGCGGGTCCTCCAACAAGTATTTGGTGGAGTTTCGGGCaggaaaaatgtcattaaaaggAACTACCGTCACCCCAGATAAAAGGAAAGGGCTGGTGTATATTCAGCAGACGGATGATTCCCTCATTCACTTCTGCTGGAAAGACAGGACGTCGGGGAACGTGGAAGAT GATTTGATCATCTTCCCTGATGACTGTGAGTTCAAGCGTGTGCCGCAGTGCCCCAGCGGGAGGGTCTATGTGCTCAAGTTCAAGGCAGGCTCCAAACGGCTCTTCTTCTGGATGCAG GAGCCCAAGACCGACCAGGACGAGGAGCACTGCCGCAAAGTCAACGAGTACCTGAACAACCCCCCGATGCCCGGCGCGCTGGGCGCCAGCGGGAGTGGCGGCCACGAGCTGTCTGCCCTGGGCG GCGAGGGCGGCCTGCAGAGCCTGCTGGGGAGCATGAGTCACAGCCAGCTCATGCAGCTCATCGGACCGGCCGGCCTCGGTGGCCTGG GTGGGCTGGGGGCCCTGACTGGGCCGGGCCTGGCCAGCTTACTGGGGAGCGGAGGGCCTCCTGCGAGCAGCTCTTCGTCCAG CTCCCGGAGCCAGTCGGCAGCGGTCACCCCGTCCTCCACAACCTCTTCTGCCCGTGCCACCCCAGCCCCTTCTGCTCCAGCAGCTGCCTCGGCGACCAGCCCGAGCCCCGCGCCCAGTTCAG TTGACCTGGCCAGTGTTCTCACGCCCGAGATCATGGCACCCATCCTTGCCCACGCGGACGTGCAGGAGCGCCTGCTGCCCTACCTGCCCTCTGGGGAGTCGCTGCCACAGACCGCGGAGGAGATCCAGGGCACGCTGACCTCCCCCCAGTTCCAGCAG GCCTTGGGCATGTTCAGCGCGGCCTTGGCCTCGGGGCAGCTGGGCCCCCTCATGTGCCAGTTTGGCCTGCCCGCGGAGGCCGTGGAGGCCGCCAACAAGGGCG ATGTGGAGGCGTTTGCCAAAGCAATGCAGAACAGTGCTAGGTCGGAGCAGAAGGAGGGCGacgggaaggagaagaaggacgAGGAGGAGGATATGAGCTTGGATTGA